Part of the Bombus huntii isolate Logan2020A chromosome 10, iyBomHunt1.1, whole genome shotgun sequence genome, TACGTTTTCAAGTATCAGAATCgcttatttttcattcaattGCAGTTAGCTTCATATTTATAAAGAAGATCATTTCTCTGTAGTTCTTTAAACTGAAACTATGCCATAACTAAAATCGAAGACAACCTTACGTACAACCATTTGCTAAATCATCCCCTTACTTAAATCATCTCCTACTCAAAGCAACGAAGCTGTAATCCTCCATTTCTCTAAATCCTACTGAATTCTTTCCAACAGGCGGAAGGCGCGGACAATCCAGAAGTACTGAAGCTATACAACGTGACACAGAAGGACGAGGGGTGGTACACCTGCATAGCGCAGAACGCGTTGGGAGAAACCTTCAGCAGTGCCTATCTCCGAGTAGTCGAATGTACTTAAAactttttgtaataataaaaatcccTTTTCCTTAGTTTTGTTCCTTAGTTATGTTTAGAAGGAGATATAATTGACATCTTTGCAATGGATTCTGCTCTTTCTCAAAATTGTCCAATAAGCTTCCTAACGTTAATAACTTCATCATCTTGCTATATTTGCAAGAAGATTATCGCGTTCTGCCTAAAAATAGAAACAGTAAAAATTTctctataaaattaaaaaagtatctCTAGTATTCTAAACGTATACCAAGAAATTTGCATACTCAAACACCTTATAACAATCTTGCCTTTTCGTCTGTCCATCGTCCCCAATTCTAATAAACATTTCTTCGTTCTCCAGCTTTGGAGGACCATGGAATACCATTGACAGCGAAACCACAAATTCTCGTGAACGTTCTCGCCGCTGTCCTCTTCATCTTCTTCGCCGTGGGCGTGGTGGTGGTAATATACATTTTCCATCGTCTGAAACGCGAGAAAATGAAGAAGCTGCTGGCCATAGAGACGGCACGTGCCGCAGTCGTGACTCAATGGACGAAGAAAGTGATCGTGGAGAAGCAGAACTTAGTAAACGCGCAGAACGTTCAAGAACCGTTGCTGATGCCCGTGGTGAAGATCGAGAAACAAAAATCGACTGTCGCCGCGGAGGACAGCAATGGAGGAAGTATCTCGGAGTACGAACTTCCGGTGGACAGTGCTTGGGAGTTGCCACGAGAACATTTGACTTTGGGAAACACCCTGGGCGAAGGCGCATTTGGAAAAGTCGTGAGGGCGCAAACAAATACTGGAAAACCCGGGATTCCTTGCGTCGTAGCTGTGAAGATGCTGAAAGGTAGACGCTTTATCCGACGCTTCGTTCTGATCGTTCGAAGTTGCTTGAATTCCTCGTTATGATTTTGCTAGATTCGCTCCTTCTTCACgtttttcattctttctcGCTCGAACTCCTTTTTCATTCGATTTTCATCAAAACTATctaaaaataattctaatcTATGCAAAAAATCTAATCGCCAATTACACACCAATCATTTGACCTAATTACCCAGTGACTAATTTCTCCACAGAGGGTCATACCGACGCGGAAATGATGGACTTGGTATCTGAGATGGAGATGATGAAGATGATCGGCAAGCACGTGAACATAATCAATCTGTTAGGAGCCTGTACACAAGGCGGGCCATTGTACGTGGTCGTAGAATTCGCTCCGCATGGAAACCTTCGTGATTTTCTACGGGATCACAGACCTTCCTCTGGATACGAACCGACCATTGGCCAAGAAccaaaagagaaaaagactCTCACCCAAAAGGACCTAGTATCGTTCGCCTATCAGGTAGCTAGAGGGATGGAATATTTAGCGAGCAGAAGGTGTATCCACAGGGATCTGGCTGCCAGGAATGTTTTAGTCAGTGATGAATATGTTTTGAAGATCGCTGACTTTGGTCTCGCTAGAGACATACACTGTCACGACTACTACAGGAAAACCACAGACGGAAGACTTCCGGTTAAGTGGATGGCACCCGAAGCTCTCTTCCATCGAGTTTATACCACTCAGTCCGACGTGTGAGtataagaaatattcttaGTAATTGgataaatattcatttgttgtaaagaattatttatcttTTCGAAAGTATAAAATCGAATGAATCTGATAGCGTCTAACAAAGTGTCCCTAACACTGGTATCATTTATATTCGTTGACTAATTTGAGTCTATCGTCGTAATGTTTCAGATGGTCGTACGGGATTCTGTTGTGGGAGATCATGACACTGGGTGGTACCCCATATCCGTCCGTACCATCCGTAGAAAAATTGTTCCAGTTGCTAAGAACTGGCCATCGAATGGAGAAACCACCGTGTTGCTCCATCGAAATGTAAATGCAACTTTTACAATTTACCATGCGTTTTTCATCGTGACGGAATACTAATACGCGATACtaataaaacgaaacaacGTTGCAGATACATGTTGATGAGGGATTGCTGGAGTTACCAGCCTAACGAACGACCAATGTTTGGGGAACTGGTCGAGGATCTCGATAGGATATTAACGATAACTGCGAACGAGGTAAGAAACTCGAAATATTCTCTGAAAACCGAGACTGAGATTTTGAAGTTCCTTTCAAGCAGAAGAGAATTTCCAAGCTTCAATGATTTACATAATCATTCGTTTGCCTTGCGCGAGGATTACTCGGTCGTTCGATTATTTCTTCCAATCTTCGAATCTCagttatattcaaaataatcctaatgtgTTTGGAATTTAAggaacgatgtaacgtatcgTTTTAGGAATACTTGGACCTTGGCCTCCCGCAGCTAGACACGCCGCCGTCCAGTCAAGAGTCCAGCGAagccgacgacgacgagggcGAAGAAAAATTCCCTTACCTACTGTGAAAATCCCACGAACGATCGGTTTTCGCCGAAGATTGTGTAAAAACTCTGAGAAAGATCCGGAATGGACAACGAACGAAAGAAGCGCAGAAGATAGAAGCACGAGAAGGACGAGGGGTCAGATGCGAAGAAGAGAACGAACGAAGATCACGAAGAAGAGAAAGCTATTTTATAGTCGAAGAACGCTGGTGAACGAAAGTCGATCTACCGACTGACCTAGCGAACACGccaaataatataaatcagTATTGAATTGTTTAGCGCGTATTCCGTAGAATttaaggaagaagaaaaagaagaaggaagaaagtaACGATCGAGGAAGAAAACTCCGGCCTTCGAGGAGACTGATTTTCTTACGAAcaacattgtatttattttcctGTTATCTTTATATCCTGGGAAATCGATTACTATTATGGAACGAGCGTTTGTTCCACGTGATTCACGTACACGCGTTTCTCAGGTTTCTGTCGTAACAGAATCGTATCGAAGACTTTTGCTGCACACCTGAACTACTATGGCAGCCGAAGCGTGAGATATataataaagaacaaaatttcttacaaaatattCACGTCCAATTTTGTACATGTTATACTACCGTGCCATTGATAAGTGCCTTGGGAAGATGAATGAAAAGagaatgagagagagagagaggagatgGAAGGAAAGTTCCGCCAGGGCTTCTTGTATTCGTTAATatgaagagaagaagaaacacgtacatatatatgtatatggtGCATCAGGTTTGCACAGAAGAGATACCTGATTTACAGGATCATCTCGAAAAGTGTTTGTAACTAGTCAATTAATAAAACCTGTACGTTTCTCTGTAACATAGCTCGAACTCGGTTATTAAAGTATAATGATATGTATTATGTTAGCGTTTCTACGTGAATGGACTCTAGTGGACAACGAGCGCGAATCTTCGAATTTTTGTAGAAAGATGGAAGAAGATTGTAGATTGTAAGTGAATGATACGATTCGTCGAGTTTTTaatcgtcttttttttttttttttttttaatacgcgaGTTTCTACGTTGTGATCCGAACGGGAGTGTCTTCGTCGAGGAGGGACGAGAACGATTCAAAGGATATTGTACAGTTTCTTGACAATACGACGGAAGACAATTTTGCACATGacaaatgttaaaaaaaaaaaaaaataagaagaagaaggaattgaaaaaaagaagatagaGAAGAAGATGATGGAGAGAAAATTCATTGCATCGTCCACGTGGATGTAAAATGCATAAAGATGTATAAATGGTGCATGCGAGAGGTGCTTAGTAGtagataatttatttctctgtATATTGTTACTTAGGATGTATTTTAGGATGTCGTTAacactattttttttttttttttttgtattattatagaacGAATGAGGCGAGATACGTGTAAAATATAGAATGGAGATTAATCAATTGATCAacgaaaataatatacaaaaatgagAGAAGATTCTTTGTACATAGCACCGATCTGTTTATTTAAAAGTTTTTCtcaactttttctttttcgtttcgttacCCAGCACCTAAAGGTAGCCAGTAAATCAGCATTTACCAAGGTAGATTGTATGTATAGTCTGCATAAATATTGGATTATTATTGTAACGTGAGTTTCGTCTCGAATAAATCACTGGAAACTGTACCCACATTACTCAATGTctacatttattatttccaGACATTTTCGCATggtttttgcaattttcatgGTTCTTATTAATTTTAGATGTTACAAACTTGGGATTCTGAGAAGGATTGAGAAACGTCGAACGAATTTTCACAATCTAAATATATATCGTCATTCTAAATCGAATCTTTGCAACtactaaattattatttttgagaaaattcCCCAAGGTTATTGTAATTAGTGGGCTGAAAATCATAATGCTATAGGTTGCTTCAatgctatttttcttttaatgttatatacataataatcGGTTATAAAAACATTTCGTAGCAGAAAACTAAATTATAACTAATAAActatattaattattgaattaaGGTTGAACAATGAACTAAGCTAAAAACCGTATGACTAActcatatttattaaatgtttacgattaagaaaagaaacaaatacaAAATCCTTTCAAGTATCTCTAATTAATATAGGTTGAAATCAAACGAGTCACGCGCGCGTAAAAAATAGATATGCATGCATCGACACGGttaaacgaataaacaaaTTAGTTTATGATTGATCGAGGACATATTGAGGGCATTGGAGAACTCCCCACCACCAAACGAAACCGCGTGTCCAGAGATAAGCTAACCCATAAGACAAACGATGGCGCTGAGATCAGTTCGTTTTGTTGTCATGAGTCACATTTACACTAAGTTGTTTTTACCAGGTTTTTAGTCGAACgtttaattttgtattcctCCATTTTGCTTCGATTCAACGACAAAAAATGCCAAGAATAATACGGACCATTCGAATGAAACTTCCTAACGAATAACACGAGTGATAGTTGCCATTGTGTGCTAACACTCGACATTCAGGTTAGAATCCGATAACCCACTTTTTACTGAGCTCAGTACTTATTTTCTCCTTCAGATCGTTGTGTAATAACCTTTATTTCATTTCCttacaaattttaaacgatttaAACCATGTGTCAGTAGAACGAATTCTATGAGTTTTACGTATTGCCAAATTTTGGCCATTTCTATAATAATGTCATTCGTGTACCATTATGTCAACAGTTACTTTGgagcttttctttttttctttttttttggaaaataaTAGTATCGTGAATTACTGTGTAAGATTTTAGTCTTATAAAGTAACAGGTTTAGAACGATTTGATAGCATTGAAATCTGATCGCATTTGTATGATGTCTCaggtaatatttattaaatggTGATTACCAGTGCCATGGAGAGGAGAATCAAGTTGAAAACACTGAACAGCCACATAACGTGCAAGATATGCAAGGGATACTTGATAGATGCCACTACTGTTACCGAGTGTTTACACACATTTTGCAAAAGCTGTCTAGTAAAACATTT contains:
- the LOC126870037 gene encoding fibroblast growth factor receptor homolog 1-like isoform X2 codes for the protein MYSIEEKAGKNCPEKFTLNTRHSCPKRWTNRKKRRRKDWWKNKDLNHPDTVIVSIGEKLILRCSSSSNAETIWYKGDDIFRPSSPRIRLMKQTLRFKYIEPEDADSYSCLVGSNMTNEWRNVTIRIELLQNDEYQHETERLERHEEETNELEIEARNLPETRSLHLESENAEVDLDNEKLENETAGEHNNTAPVRAPSFNKSVEMPNVVVKPAGNMLRLRCPSFGNPRPNITWYKNNEEPKRTLGTVVMSKWTFRLEDLVPEDSGNYTCVVCNELGCINRTSKVEIVESVKHRPILTRPPRNTTVLIGGNVTMTCEVLSDAHRHLEWYHGYHTSFDTVNKTNQSFRVEVKAEGADNPEVLKLYNVTQKDEGWYTCIAQNALGETFSSAYLRVVESLEDHGIPLTAKPQILVNVLAAVLFIFFAVGVVVVIYIFHRLKREKMKKLLAIETARAAVVTQWTKKVIVEKQNLVNAQNVQEPLLMPVVKIEKQKSTVAAEDSNGGSISEYELPVDSAWELPREHLTLGNTLGEGAFGKVVRAQTNTGKPGIPCVVAVKMLKEGHTDAEMMDLVSEMEMMKMIGKHVNIINLLGACTQGGPLYVVVEFAPHGNLRDFLRDHRPSSGYEPTIGQEPKEKKTLTQKDLVSFAYQVARGMEYLASRRCIHRDLAARNVLVSDEYVLKIADFGLARDIHCHDYYRKTTDGRLPVKWMAPEALFHRVYTTQSDVWSYGILLWEIMTLGGTPYPSVPSVEKLFQLLRTGHRMEKPPCCSIEIYMLMRDCWSYQPNERPMFGELVEDLDRILTITANEEYLDLGLPQLDTPPSSQESSEADDDEGEEKFPYLL
- the LOC126870037 gene encoding fibroblast growth factor receptor homolog 1-like isoform X4 is translated as MMEKNLNHPDTVIVSIGEKLILRCSSSSNAETIWYKGDDIFRPSSPRIRLMKQTLRFKYIEPEDADSYSCLVGSNMTNEWRNVTIRIELLQNDEYQHETERLERHEEETNELEIEARNLPETRSLHLESENAEVDLDNEKLENETAGEHNNTAPVRAPSFNKSVEMPNVVVKPAGNMLRLRCPSFGNPRPNITWYKNNEEPKRTLGTVVMSKWTFRLEDLVPEDSGNYTCVVCNELGCINRTSKVEIVESVKHRPILTRPPRNTTVLIGGNVTMTCEVLSDAHRHLEWYHGYHTSFDTVNKTNQSFRVEVKAEGADNPEVLKLYNVTQKDEGWYTCIAQNALGETFSSAYLRVVESLEDHGIPLTAKPQILVNVLAAVLFIFFAVGVVVVIYIFHRLKREKMKKLLAIETARAAVVTQWTKKVIVEKQNLVNAQNVQEPLLMPVVKIEKQKSTVAAEDSNGGSISEYELPVDSAWELPREHLTLGNTLGEGAFGKVVRAQTNTGKPGIPCVVAVKMLKEGHTDAEMMDLVSEMEMMKMIGKHVNIINLLGACTQGGPLYVVVEFAPHGNLRDFLRDHRPSSGYEPTIGQEPKEKKTLTQKDLVSFAYQVARGMEYLASRRCIHRDLAARNVLVSDEYVLKIADFGLARDIHCHDYYRKTTDGRLPVKWMAPEALFHRVYTTQSDVWSYGILLWEIMTLGGTPYPSVPSVEKLFQLLRTGHRMEKPPCCSIEIYMLMRDCWSYQPNERPMFGELVEDLDRILTITANEEYLDLGLPQLDTPPSSQESSEADDDEGEEKFPYLL
- the LOC126870037 gene encoding fibroblast growth factor receptor homolog 1-like isoform X3, giving the protein MVEAVGMAIVKCLIVGILLMLEIDRTTQGQLVRLDLNHPDTVIVSIGEKLILRCSSSSNAETIWYKGDDIFRPSSPRIRLMKQTLRFKYIEPEDADSYSCLVGSNMTNEWRNVTIRIELLQNDEYQHETERLERHEEETNELEIEARNLPETRSLHLESENAEVDLDNEKLENETAGEHNNTAPVRAPSFNKSVEMPNVVVKPAGNMLRLRCPSFGNPRPNITWYKNNEEPKRTLGTVVMSKWTFRLEDLVPEDSGNYTCVVCNELGCINRTSKVEIVESVKHRPILTRPPRNTTVLIGGNVTMTCEVLSDAHRHLEWYHGYHTSFDTVNKTNQSFRVEVKAEGADNPEVLKLYNVTQKDEGWYTCIAQNALGETFSSAYLRVVESLEDHGIPLTAKPQILVNVLAAVLFIFFAVGVVVVIYIFHRLKREKMKKLLAIETARAAVVTQWTKKVIVEKQNLVNAQNVQEPLLMPVVKIEKQKSTVAAEDSNGGSISEYELPVDSAWELPREHLTLGNTLGEGAFGKVVRAQTNTGKPGIPCVVAVKMLKEGHTDAEMMDLVSEMEMMKMIGKHVNIINLLGACTQGGPLYVVVEFAPHGNLRDFLRDHRPSSGYEPTIGQEPKEKKTLTQKDLVSFAYQVARGMEYLASRRCIHRDLAARNVLVSDEYVLKIADFGLARDIHCHDYYRKTTDGRLPVKWMAPEALFHRVYTTQSDVWSYGILLWEIMTLGGTPYPSVPSVEKLFQLLRTGHRMEKPPCCSIEIYMLMRDCWSYQPNERPMFGELVEDLDRILTITANEEYLDLGLPQLDTPPSSQESSEADDDEGEEKFPYLL
- the LOC126870037 gene encoding fibroblast growth factor receptor homolog 1-like isoform X1; the encoded protein is MKLLEQENFHNKVIDAAPLDICIMVEAVGMAIVKCLIVGILLMLEIDRTTQGQLVRLDLNHPDTVIVSIGEKLILRCSSSSNAETIWYKGDDIFRPSSPRIRLMKQTLRFKYIEPEDADSYSCLVGSNMTNEWRNVTIRIELLQNDEYQHETERLERHEEETNELEIEARNLPETRSLHLESENAEVDLDNEKLENETAGEHNNTAPVRAPSFNKSVEMPNVVVKPAGNMLRLRCPSFGNPRPNITWYKNNEEPKRTLGTVVMSKWTFRLEDLVPEDSGNYTCVVCNELGCINRTSKVEIVESVKHRPILTRPPRNTTVLIGGNVTMTCEVLSDAHRHLEWYHGYHTSFDTVNKTNQSFRVEVKAEGADNPEVLKLYNVTQKDEGWYTCIAQNALGETFSSAYLRVVESLEDHGIPLTAKPQILVNVLAAVLFIFFAVGVVVVIYIFHRLKREKMKKLLAIETARAAVVTQWTKKVIVEKQNLVNAQNVQEPLLMPVVKIEKQKSTVAAEDSNGGSISEYELPVDSAWELPREHLTLGNTLGEGAFGKVVRAQTNTGKPGIPCVVAVKMLKEGHTDAEMMDLVSEMEMMKMIGKHVNIINLLGACTQGGPLYVVVEFAPHGNLRDFLRDHRPSSGYEPTIGQEPKEKKTLTQKDLVSFAYQVARGMEYLASRRCIHRDLAARNVLVSDEYVLKIADFGLARDIHCHDYYRKTTDGRLPVKWMAPEALFHRVYTTQSDVWSYGILLWEIMTLGGTPYPSVPSVEKLFQLLRTGHRMEKPPCCSIEIYMLMRDCWSYQPNERPMFGELVEDLDRILTITANEEYLDLGLPQLDTPPSSQESSEADDDEGEEKFPYLL